The window ATAAGGATCTTAAAGGTACACCTTTCCAAATCCCTTGGCTTATTGCACCTTTTCCCCATTGCTCTCCATAAACTTTTGGTTTAAATAACTCACGCTTATCACCAGAACATTCTAAAACCACTTTTATCGTTTTAGATGGCAATGAGTAAATTTCCTGTAATGAAAAGACTTTTGGATTATGCACTAGCCCCTCAATTGGAAGAAAATAAAAGGAAGACGCAAAGCTGGGATAAGGAAAATGATTTCTTCTATAAAACAGTCTTTTACTAACAATATCGCCATTAATAAAATGTATAGGTGTTTCCTGATTTTCAGGAACTAACGTCTTTGTAATCAGGTAGGGTCTTACTTCAGGTTGTTGAGAATTACTCATATATACCACCTCTTTTACATTTGGTGCTAATTTATGCATATGTAGTTTATGAGTAATCATTCAAGGATTATTTCGTTGAAAAAATAAGAGCCTAGGGTATGTGAGTTAGTGGCTTACATAGAGTAAAACGTGTTTTAAACATCTGATTCTAAAAAGTTCTGTATAAACACCAGTTGAAATAAATTCATCAGTCTTCAACATTCGGGCGCTAATCTTTAACAAGGAGAAGCGCTTATTTACATTTTAGGGCCAAATTATTGAGGAACTAGCGAAAACAAATGGAAATTTATGATGATCGTAGATTGTGGAGTTTTGTACTTAAATTAACATCTCAGGAAAGTTAAATAAAGGTTATATATTTCTTTAATTAAAAGGCTATGTTAAACAATATTGTTGATTAGGGCTCATTCGTGTAAAATCCCGTAATTAGCCCTAATAAACAGAGTTAAAGAACATAGTCTACTAAAAAATGGATTAAAAAATGTGTAATTTTGGTGATATGTATTGTTGTATGCACTATAATGATATAAAGTAAACTGATAGTATACTTTATATCATTCTGGTGAAAGGGCTGTGTAAATGGGAGTATCTGAACGAAAACAAAAGGAAAAGGAAATTCGAAGGAACGATATTATTGAAGCGGCAGAACGAGTGTTTTTTACAAAGGGATATGCTACATCGACCATGGACGATGTAGCGAAAGAAGCAGAGTTTAGCAAACGAACGGTGTACGTTTATTTTAAAAGCAAAGAGCAACTCTATTTTGAAATTATGATTAGAGGATGGAAATTATTAAATACCATGTTAGAAGAAGAACTCAACACATTACTGGGTGGGAATTCATTGCAACGATTAAGACAAATCGGAACAACTCTTTTAACATTTAGCCAGTTACAACCAAACTATTTTGAGGCAATTGTGGAATATGAAACGAGTGAACGAGATTTTGAAAAAGGGATCACCGATCAATCGAGAGAAGAATGCTATGCCGAAGGAGAGAAAATTTTCAGGTTTTTGATGACGACATTACAACAGGGAGTGGAGGAAGGTTCCATACGTAAAGACTTGGATCTTTTAAATACGGCTTTGATTTTATGGTCATCTACAATTGGAGTCTTTAATGTAGCGAAGAAGAAAGCTAATTATATCAAACATTATCACCATAGAAATTCCGAAGAGCTAATACCTGAAGCGTTTGAATTACTACTTACATCTATTAAAAATTAAGGATGTGATTGTGAAAAATGAAAAAGAAAGGGTTAAAGATGATGACTATGTTTTTCTTAACTTTTGCCGTGATCATCGTAGGTATTTTCTCTGTTTTAATGATAAAAAGTGGCATTTTTTCGACTACACAATATTTAGATCCATGGAAGACTACCTATTCACAACAATTTAAGGATATAAGAGTACGCCTTGCTGCCCATGGTGTACTAGCTGCGAATGGACATAATATGCAGCCATGGATTGTACGTCTGGATCATAAAGATGCGAATGTCTTTTACCTGTATGCCGATTCAAATCGGTTAGCTCCACAAGTGGATCCTTATGCTCGTCAAACGATGGTGACACAAGGGGCTTTTTTAGAATATGTGAAAGAGGCAGGTGATCAAATAGGCTTTCACACAGACATCGTTCTTTTTCCAAACGGCAATTATGATGAAGCGAACCTAAAAGAAAGCATGGATACAAAACCAGTTGCAAAAATTTCTCTGACAAAAGTGGAACCAATAAATAATGAACTTTATCCATACATATTTCTTCCAGATACAAACAGAGGAGCCTATGAGACAACGCCATTAACGAAAGCCCAAGTAAATAAGCTACAAGATATCTCTGATGCAAAAGGTGTGACATTAGGAATTTTTCAAGATGAAGAGAATTTAGATAGACTTGGTCAATACGCTATGGAAGGGGCTAAAATTGAGTCTGCTGTACATCGAATTAATGAAGAATCTGCAAATATTTTTCGGGCGAATGAGTATGAAAAGAACAAGTACAGATATGGATTTTCATTGGAAGGGGAAGGAATTACAGGATTGAAGAAAAATGTGATGCAAGGAATGATCACCATGTTTCCTTCCATCAACAATGAGAAAGCATCAGCTGATTTGTTTGAGAAGTCCACACAGATTGCCGTGGAACATACACCAACCTATGCGATGATTATTACGAAAGATAATAGCCGTAGTAATCAGGTAAAAGCAGGTATGCTCTACAGTCGTCTCATATTGGAAGCACATAATATGGGCTTTGTGATGCAGCCGCCAAGTCAAGTGTTGGAAGAGTACCCAGAAATGAAGGAACCGTATACGAAAATCCATAAGGAATATGCACCAGGTGGAAAAGTCATTCAAATGCTAGTTCGTATGGGGAAACCAACCGAAGTGGCTCAGCAAACCATGAGACGAGATGTCATGGATCTTATCAAGAACTAAGGAAGTATTGATAGCGAACATTGTTAGGTACCGTTCGCTATCTCAAGGAAATACGGTAACTGTTACAAGCAAATAATTTTGTGTGAATATAATAATTTCATCATCTTGTCAAAACAAATACTGATTAAGCCGTGTGAGATCTCGGTCTCACACGCCTTTCTCTGGTTTTAAAGGATTTATCGTATCAAAAAACTGTTTAATTGGTACGAATGTTCTTGAAGCAAAGGTAATTGATCAAAAGATTGTCGGAAATAATAAAAGATTCCGCGTAACAACACGGAATTATCGGCGAAACAATTCTTAATAGCCACAGATGCTTCCCTATCTGATACCTTGGCTTAAAAAGGCTTAATACAGGAGAATGACAAAGGTTTTACATCCTAGCCTAAGTGATGAGTATTTAGAGTAAGAAATGAATTCTCTTATTCCACAATCGGGCGCCTTTCTTTAAAAAGAAGGTGTCTGTTTGTATTGGACCATATAATTGAGTAGCCTATTGTAAAAATGATGGTAATTTGAAATAATTGTTATTAAGCTAAAGGGGCAGAAAAGTGAGGGGGATTTATAATGGATAAAAGATACCCAATTGGACAATTCGATTGTCCTAATGAAGTACAAGAAAAAGATATTAAAATGTGGATTAAAGAAATGACCACACTACCTAGTCGTTTAAATGCGTTAACTGTATCCCTTGATGAATTGAAATTAACAAAAACGTATAGAGAAAATAGCTGGAATGTACGTCAAGTTATTCACCATATTATCGATAGCCATTTAAATGGTTATATACGAATGAAATTAGCTTTGACAGAAGAAAATCCAGTGGTCAAAACGTATGAAGAAAGTGAATGGGCAAAGCTAATAGATTATGAGTTACCTATTAAAGTTTCATTACAGCTATTAGATAGTCTACATGAACGCTGGACATATTTACTTAAAAATCTAACAGCTACTCAATTACAGCGTACATATCAGTATCCTGATGGTAGTAAAATGCGAATTGAACAAAGTATCGCACTTTACGCATGGCATGGTAATCACCATTTGGCACATATTGAACAAGCTTTAAATAATTAATATTTGGGTGCATTTCTTGAATATCAATTCAGCATGGTTATTCAAGCTAAGGCAATAATATACCTTAATCTTCCACAATCGGGCGCAATCCTTCAGCAAGGACTTTCGTTATTTTGCATTTTTGGGCCATTTTGTAGAATAAATGTGGCATTGATTGTAAAATTAAAATAATTAAAGTTGCGAAATAGCACCAGTTAAATGGGAAGTTCATTGTTAATAAGAACAGAGGCATCCTATACTTTGACCTTTTTGGTTATAACCAAAATATTTA of the Bacillus sp. 1NLA3E genome contains:
- a CDS encoding TetR/AcrR family transcriptional regulator produces the protein MGVSERKQKEKEIRRNDIIEAAERVFFTKGYATSTMDDVAKEAEFSKRTVYVYFKSKEQLYFEIMIRGWKLLNTMLEEELNTLLGGNSLQRLRQIGTTLLTFSQLQPNYFEAIVEYETSERDFEKGITDQSREECYAEGEKIFRFLMTTLQQGVEEGSIRKDLDLLNTALILWSSTIGVFNVAKKKANYIKHYHHRNSEELIPEAFELLLTSIKN
- a CDS encoding YfiT family bacillithiol transferase — translated: MDKRYPIGQFDCPNEVQEKDIKMWIKEMTTLPSRLNALTVSLDELKLTKTYRENSWNVRQVIHHIIDSHLNGYIRMKLALTEENPVVKTYEESEWAKLIDYELPIKVSLQLLDSLHERWTYLLKNLTATQLQRTYQYPDGSKMRIEQSIALYAWHGNHHLAHIEQALNN
- a CDS encoding Acg family FMN-binding oxidoreductase is translated as MKKKGLKMMTMFFLTFAVIIVGIFSVLMIKSGIFSTTQYLDPWKTTYSQQFKDIRVRLAAHGVLAANGHNMQPWIVRLDHKDANVFYLYADSNRLAPQVDPYARQTMVTQGAFLEYVKEAGDQIGFHTDIVLFPNGNYDEANLKESMDTKPVAKISLTKVEPINNELYPYIFLPDTNRGAYETTPLTKAQVNKLQDISDAKGVTLGIFQDEENLDRLGQYAMEGAKIESAVHRINEESANIFRANEYEKNKYRYGFSLEGEGITGLKKNVMQGMITMFPSINNEKASADLFEKSTQIAVEHTPTYAMIITKDNSRSNQVKAGMLYSRLILEAHNMGFVMQPPSQVLEEYPEMKEPYTKIHKEYAPGGKVIQMLVRMGKPTEVAQQTMRRDVMDLIKN